The nucleotide sequence AGATCAGCGGGGAATCGGTCATGATTTATCCGCCCGGGATTCCCCTGGTGATCCCGGGTGAGCGGATCACCAAGCAGATTATCGACCATTATAACTTTTACCGGGAACAGAAGTGTATCATCATGAATGACGACGGAAATTTAGACTTCATTAAAGTCCTTGGCAAATAGCACTTTTGGGCGATGTCGCCCCAAAACCGGACAAGGAGGGTAAATAATGATTGATCTGTGGTTCTCGGAAAATTATACCGATGATGTGCGCTTATCGATTAAAGTTGAACCGCTTTGGTCCGAACAAACAAAGTTCCAAAGGATCGATTTCTTCAAAAACCCGACCTTCGGTACTTTTTTCACCCTTGATGGCCTCATCATGGTGACCGAAAAGGACGAGTTTATCTACCATGAAATGATCTGTCACCCGGCCTTTGCCATCAATCCCGGGATCCAAAGGGTATTGATTATCGGCGGCGGTGACGGGGGGACCGCCCGCGAGGTGGCGCGCTACCCAACAGTTCAGCAGATTGACCAGGTGGAGATCGATGAGCGGGTGGTCCGCCTCTGTCAACAGTATTTACCCCAAACCGCTTCCGTCTTCGCAAACGAACCCCGCCTTCAGTTGCATTTCGTCGACGGGGTGGAGTTTATAAAAAACGCGCCCGATGGGAGTTATGACTTAATCCTGGTCGACTCCACGGACCCGATCGGTCCGGGTGAAGGCCTGTTTACCCTTGAGTTTTACCGCCACTGTCACCGGGCCTTAACCGCCAACGGGATCCTGGTCAACCAGCACGAAAGCCCTTATTACCCGCGTGAAGCCCAGG is from Capillibacterium thermochitinicola and encodes:
- the speE gene encoding polyamine aminopropyltransferase, coding for MIDLWFSENYTDDVRLSIKVEPLWSEQTKFQRIDFFKNPTFGTFFTLDGLIMVTEKDEFIYHEMICHPAFAINPGIQRVLIIGGGDGGTAREVARYPTVQQIDQVEIDERVVRLCQQYLPQTASVFANEPRLQLHFVDGVEFIKNAPDGSYDLILVDSTDPIGPGEGLFTLEFYRHCHRALTANGILVNQHESPYYPREAQEMKRAHQKIKATFPIARVYQFFMPTYPSGHWLFGFAAKTLDPVTDFKPERWQQFNLKTRYYNPGVHTAAFALPTYVQEMLTEDA